A stretch of Arctopsyche grandis isolate Sample6627 chromosome 9, ASM5162203v2, whole genome shotgun sequence DNA encodes these proteins:
- the Alg3 gene encoding alg3, alpha-1,3- mannosyltransferase, which yields MARNSKFQTIDHFIRKYLKWEKFKSLFLDPTYLTFVAVVILILELFINVLVIERVPYTEIDWKAYMQECEGFLNGTLDYAELKGDTGPLVYPAGFVYIYSIFYYLTNHGEYIKIGQYIFIAIYLIQIGLVFRLYKKTLKVPPYVLIISILTSYRIHSIYVLRLFNDPIAVLLLFVALNLFIDLHWTAGSIFYSLAVSVKMNILLYAPALLLFYLTNLGLKDTLKQLSICAGIQLFLGAPFLYGNPVSYMKGSFDIGRVFNHTWTVNYRFLDAEVFECKFFHIALLCLHLILLGVFYPMAKRYFESFARLKCVQAQMQPQIDAKNRERKMKQKVKNLKRRKTPAGDKLSSEQEDFLKSFENTLKKSGDKNQPPITETEEEEQLYSVNFDRTNQLFILPMFLANFIGIFCSRSLHYQFYSWYFHTLPYLIWSTPYSVMIKFLLLALIEFSWNTYPSTVFSSVLLHSCHFTLLRGIYKNIRENK from the coding sequence ATGGCGCGAAATTCCAAATTTCAAACAATCGACCACTTCATAAGAAAGTACCTGAAATGGGAGAAATTCAAGAGCCTGTTCCTAGATCCTACGTATCTGACGTTCGTAGCCGTTGTCATCCTCATACTAGAGCTGTTCATCAACGTACTCGTCATAGAGAGAGTCCCGTACACGGAGATAGATTGGAAGGCTTACATGCAAGAATGTGAAGGATTCCTCAACGGCACTTTGGACTATGCAGAATTAAAAGGCGACACGGGACCGTTGGTGTATCCTGCCGGATTCGTCTACATATACTCAATATTCTACTACTTAACAAACCACGGAGAGTATATAAAGATAGGCCAATACATATTCATAGCCATATATTTGATTCAAATCGGACTAGTCTTTAGGCTTTACAAAAAGACGCTCAAAGTACCACCGTATGTTTTAATCATAAGCATATTGACTTCATACAGGATTCATTCTATATACGTACTCCGACTTTTCAACGATCCGATAGCCGTATTGCTTTTATTCGTAGCTTTGAATCTTTTTATAGACTTGCATTGGACAGCTGGAAGTATATTCTATAGTTTGGCCGTCTCCGTTAagatgaatatattattatacgcaCCAGCTCTATTGCTGTTTTACTTGACTAATCTCGGTCTTAAGGATACGTTGAAACAATTAAGCATATGTGCTGGAATTCAGCTCTTCTTGGGTGCTCCGTTCCTATACGGGAATCCTGTATCGTATATGAAGGGAAGTTTTGATATCGGACGCGTGTTTAATCACACATGGACTGTCAACTATCGCTTTTTAGACGCGGAAGTCTTCGAATGCAAATTCTTCCACATCGCTTTGCTCTGTCTCCATTTGATCTTGCTCGGTGTGTTTTATCCGATGGCTAAACGGTACTTCGAGAGCTTCGCCAGGTTGAAGTGCGTGCAGGCTCAAATGCAGCCGCAAATCGACGCTAAGAACCGCGAGAGAAAGATGAAGCAGAAGGTGAAGAATTTGAAGCGGAGGAAAACGCCTGCAGGGGACAAACTGTCTTCGGAACAGGAAGACTTTTTAAAGTCGTTCGAGAACACTTTGAAGAAGAGCGGCGATAAAAATCAACCACCTATCACGGAGACGGAAGAGGAAGAGCAGCTCTATTCGGTAAACTTCGATAGGACTAATCAACTGTTCATCCTGCCGATGTTCCTTGCGAACTTCATCGGCATCTTCTGCTCCAGGAGTCTTCACTATCAGTTCTACTCTTGGTACTTTCACACTCTTCCATATTTGATATGGTCGACTCCGTATTCGGTCatgattaaatttttactattagccCTGATCGAATTCAGCTGGAACACGTATCCTAGCACCGTATTTTCCAGCGTCTTATTGCACTCGTGTCACTTTACACTGCTGCGAGGCATTTACAAGAACATACGAGAGAATAAATGA
- the eIF2A gene encoding eukaryotic translation initiation factor 2A produces MAVPDIAIRSSSGVQLVEGPESYKERRVPRDASNTCRAMAFSHKGNFFAWTNATSVEIVRSDGKEWKPITSIPRGKTLELQFSPTGKYLVCWELYNTANGEEGTQNMTLYNVETGALIHSFSQLKQSSWQPAWSLDEKLFGRLINTEVVIYENLDFSKPAAVVNCSKVAAYSMSPSPSQRSYIACYMPGSAGQPSFQKLFQYPKFEMSQAVASKTFFQGESVQFYWNDRGTSVLSMTSTESDKTGTTYYGRQSLHYANTKGDTSMVQLGKEGPIYDVAWSPKGLEFCVVYGVMPAKATLYNLKCDAIYEFGTAPRNSIYYSPNGNRLLLGGFGNLPGRLEVWDMETKKQVATCDAPNTTGIIWDPRSESFLSFTTAPRLRTDNGYKVWHSSGALIHEHEWKTGELLELQWQPGTFPASALANKKPKAIAPSKPPLSKKAYRPPMAQGVESSFKVHDEDEKPHMPGQMNSDGPSKAALKQKKKRDARKAKKAEQVVSAPPTAGNGTPPEADGSDDDSIKRPSGGRTYEQRMRAPVTNDPDKDKKIKNIIKKLEAIAKLKSDIASGKTLDLNQTAKIAKENDLLKELGELNL; encoded by the exons ATGGCGGTGCCGGACATCGCGA TTCGGAGCAGCAGCGGAGTGCAGCTGGTGGAGGGGCCGGAGTCCTACAAGGAGAGGCGCGTCCCTCGAGATGCCTCCAACACCTGCCGAGCGATGGCCTTCAGCCACAAGGGCAACTTCTTCGCCTGGACCAACGCCACCAG cgtTGAAATAGTTCGGAGCGACGGCAAAGAATGGAAACCCATCACAAGCATTCCTCGTGGTAAAACGCTCGAATTGCAATTCTCACCTACAGGCAAATACTTAGTATGCTGGGAATTGTACAATACGGCCAACGGAGAAGAG GGTACGCAGAACATGACGCTGTACAACGTCGAGACGGGAGCACTCATTCACTCGTTTTCTCAATTGAAACAAAGCTCATG GCAACCTGCTTGGTCTTTGGATGAGAAACTATTCGGTCGATTGATCAATACTGAAGTGGTCATCTACGAGAATTTGGACTTTAGCAAGCCTGCTGCTGTTGTCAACTGTTCGAAGGTCGCCGCTTACAGTATGTCTCCGTCGCCGTCCCAACGTAGCTACATCGCCTGCTATATGCCGGGCTCGGCAGGACAACCGTCGTTCCAAAAACTGTTCCAGTATCCCAAGTTTGAAATGAGTCAGGCCGTAGCTAGCAAGACGTTCTTCCAGGGAGAGTCGGTGCAATTTTACTGGAACGATCGAGGAACCAGCGTCTTGTCGATGACCTCGACCGAGTCCGACAAGACGGGCACCACTTACTACGGCAGACAGTCGTTGCATTACGCCAACACTAAGGGCGACACGAGCATGGTGCAATTGGGCAAAGAGGGTCCGATCTACGACGTCGCCTGGAGTCCTAAAGGGTTGGAGTTCTGCGTGGTATATGGAGTGATGCCTGCCAAAGCGACGTTGTACAATTTGAAGTGTGATGCCATTTACGAGTTCGGAACTGCGCCGAGGAACAGCATCTACTACAGTCCTAATGGAAAT CGTCTGTTGCTCGGTGGATTCGGTAATCTGCCTGGTCGTCTCGAAGTCTGGGACATGGAGACGAAGAAGCAAGTCGCCACGTGCGACGCCCCCAACACCACCGGAATCATATGGGATCCGCGATCTGAATCTTTCCTCAGCTTCACGACTGCACCGAGACTGAGGACCGATAATGG ATACAAAGTATGGCACAGTAGCGGAGCCCTGATCCACGAGCATGAGTGGAAGACAGGAGAGTTGCTGGAACTTCAATGGCAACCCGGAACGTTCCCAGCGAGCGCCCTGGCTAATAAAAAACCCAAAGCGATCGCTCCGTCTAAGCCACCTCTAAGTAAAAAGGCTTACAG acctcCGATGGCTCAAGGAGTGGAATCGTCTTTCAAAGTACATGACGAAGACGAGAAACCACATATGCCCGGTCAGATGAACAGTgatg gaccTTCAAAGGCTGCGTTGAAGCAAAAGAAGAAACGTGACGCTCGTAAGGCTAAGAAGGCCGAACAGGTGGTGAGTGCTCCTCCGACTGCCGGTAACGGAACTCCACCAGAGGCTGATGGAAGTGACGATGACAGCATTAAAAGACCATCCGGAGGACGGACTTACGAGCAGAGGATGCGTGCACCGGTCACCAATGACCCGGACAAGGACAAGAAAATCAAAAACATCATTAAG AAACTCGAGGCTATCGCCAAGTTGAAGAGCGACATAGCGTCGGGTAAGACGTTGGATCTCAATCAGACTGCCAAAATTGCAAAGGAGAACGACTTGCTGAAGGAGCTCGGCGAACTTAACTTATGA